One region of Polaribacter pectinis genomic DNA includes:
- a CDS encoding alpha-amylase family glycosyl hydrolase, with translation MKKITFLLLFISYLGFSQVQNVTFSVSPSAFEETDAITITVSNVTPASWGVSDIYLWAWSYDENDLNSMDSPTNGSWTNSNEAQKLTNNGNGTYSITFTPTSFYNRTNIGSIGMLVKAKNGDGDKKSQDQIYQVGAFQLTLNTPTNSTTILNSGETLAINATASLPANFNLKANGTSIDQKTNITTYSFSPTVTETTTYILEATNNGETKTATFQAIVRPTVTEATVPAGMKDGINLNPSDNTKATLVFYAPSKEFIHVIGSFNNWEINDTYLLKKDTSKNRFWIELTGLTPQTDYTYQYIIDADLRVADPYSTVILSESNDQYINATTYPNLPTYPTGKTNHAVTLLRTGDAPYNWQTTNFQKPAKTDLVVYELLIRDFDALHTFDAVKNRLDYLQNLGINAIEFMPVMEFDGNESWGYNPSFHMALDKYYGNTNSFKQLVDECHRRGIAVIVDVAFNHASGQNPYYRMWNTDNGGYGGQASADSPFFNQEATHSYSVFNDYNHSKQAVKDYVKRVSQYWIDEYKIDGFRWDLTKGFTQNCTASDEGCTNNFQQDRVDVLKEYADYQWEIDSEFYIIFEHLGTNTEELEWVNYKLNEGKGIMVWGNHNYNYRKAIAGDIGESNFSNISYKNRGWSVPANVSYMESHDEERLMYEAKTQGESQGTYNIKDLATGLKRAQLVSAFFFTVPGPKMIWQFGELGYDISINQNGRTGNKPILWNYFDEANRKEVYDTYSKLINLKLKYDIFKTDDFTIIINTFNGLHKIQLTDNSSSDIQNITVIGNFGTTTQNINPTFQKTGTWYDVLNDDTAITVSNTNALISLPPGNFKVYASKPAALSTNDLFADSSLIIYPNPVNDSFKLNIETNTITVFDINGKTLKEFKGDFKIGKEFSITNLQKGVYLLKVSNKNGTKFQKIFKE, from the coding sequence ATGAAAAAAATTACTTTTCTATTATTATTCATTTCTTATTTAGGATTTAGTCAAGTACAAAATGTTACTTTTAGTGTATCTCCTTCTGCTTTTGAAGAAACTGATGCTATTACTATAACAGTTTCTAATGTAACACCTGCTTCTTGGGGAGTTTCAGATATATATCTTTGGGCTTGGTCTTATGATGAAAACGATCTAAATTCTATGGATTCACCAACTAATGGAAGTTGGACAAATTCTAACGAAGCTCAAAAACTTACTAATAATGGTAATGGAACATACTCCATAACTTTTACACCAACATCTTTCTACAATAGAACAAATATTGGTAGTATTGGCATGCTTGTGAAAGCAAAAAATGGAGATGGAGATAAAAAATCTCAAGATCAAATATACCAGGTTGGAGCTTTTCAACTAACATTAAACACACCTACAAACTCAACAACAATACTAAATTCAGGAGAAACACTAGCAATTAATGCAACTGCTTCATTACCTGCTAACTTCAACTTAAAAGCTAACGGAACTTCAATAGACCAAAAAACAAATATTACGACATATAGCTTCTCTCCTACTGTAACAGAAACTACAACTTATATTTTAGAAGCTACAAATAACGGAGAAACAAAAACAGCTACTTTCCAAGCAATTGTAAGACCAACAGTTACAGAAGCTACTGTTCCTGCTGGAATGAAAGATGGAATTAACTTAAATCCATCAGACAATACAAAAGCTACTTTGGTGTTTTATGCACCTAGCAAAGAATTTATTCATGTAATTGGTAGTTTTAATAATTGGGAAATAAATGACACTTACCTACTAAAAAAAGACACATCAAAAAATCGTTTTTGGATTGAACTTACAGGTTTAACTCCTCAAACAGATTATACATATCAATATATTATTGATGCAGATTTAAGAGTTGCAGACCCATATTCTACTGTAATTTTAAGTGAATCTAATGATCAATACATTAACGCAACTACATATCCTAACTTACCAACTTATCCTACAGGAAAAACAAACCACGCAGTAACTTTATTAAGAACTGGCGATGCTCCATATAATTGGCAAACAACCAATTTTCAAAAACCTGCTAAAACAGATTTAGTAGTTTATGAACTTTTAATAAGAGATTTTGATGCTTTACACACTTTCGATGCAGTAAAAAACAGATTAGATTACTTACAAAATTTAGGTATAAATGCTATTGAATTTATGCCAGTAATGGAGTTTGATGGCAATGAATCTTGGGGATACAATCCTTCTTTTCATATGGCATTAGATAAATACTATGGTAATACAAATTCTTTTAAACAACTAGTTGATGAATGTCACAGAAGAGGAATCGCAGTTATCGTAGATGTTGCCTTTAATCACGCAAGTGGCCAAAATCCATATTACAGAATGTGGAATACAGACAATGGTGGTTATGGTGGTCAAGCTAGTGCAGATAGCCCATTTTTTAATCAAGAAGCAACACATTCTTACAGTGTTTTTAACGATTACAACCACAGCAAACAAGCTGTAAAAGATTACGTAAAAAGAGTTTCTCAATATTGGATTGATGAATATAAAATTGATGGCTTTAGATGGGATTTAACAAAAGGCTTTACCCAAAACTGTACTGCAAGTGATGAAGGATGTACTAATAATTTTCAACAAGATAGAGTTGATGTTTTAAAAGAATATGCAGATTATCAATGGGAAATTGATTCTGAATTTTATATAATTTTCGAACATTTAGGTACAAATACAGAAGAATTAGAATGGGTAAATTATAAGTTAAATGAAGGAAAAGGTATTATGGTTTGGGGAAATCATAATTACAATTACAGAAAAGCAATTGCAGGAGATATTGGCGAGTCTAATTTCTCTAACATCTCTTATAAAAATAGAGGTTGGTCTGTACCTGCAAACGTAAGCTATATGGAGAGTCACGATGAAGAACGTTTAATGTACGAAGCAAAAACTCAAGGAGAATCTCAAGGCACTTATAATATTAAAGACTTGGCAACTGGTCTAAAAAGAGCTCAACTAGTAAGTGCTTTTTTCTTTACAGTTCCTGGCCCAAAAATGATTTGGCAATTTGGAGAGTTAGGTTATGATATTAGTATCAACCAAAATGGAAGAACAGGTAATAAACCTATTTTATGGAACTATTTCGATGAAGCAAATAGAAAAGAAGTTTACGATACATACAGCAAGTTAATCAACCTAAAGTTAAAATATGATATTTTTAAAACTGATGATTTTACCATAATTATTAACACGTTTAACGGATTGCATAAAATCCAATTAACAGACAATTCATCATCAGATATACAAAATATTACAGTTATTGGTAATTTTGGAACAACTACACAAAACATAAATCCAACTTTTCAAAAAACGGGTACTTGGTATGATGTTTTAAATGATGATACAGCAATAACAGTTAGTAACACAAATGCGCTTATTAGTTTACCACCTGGAAATTTTAAAGTGTATGCAAGCAAACCTGCTGCACTTTCTACCAATGATTTATTTGCAGATAGTAGTTTAATTATTTATCCAAATCCTGTAAACGATTCATTTAAATTAAATATTGAAACAAATACCATTACAGTTTTCGATATTAACGGTAAAACTTTAAAAGAATTTAAAGGTGACTTTAAAATTGGAAAAGAATTCTCAATTACTAATTTACAAAAAGGTGTTTATTTATTAAAAGTTTCAAATAAAAACGGAACTAAATTTCAGAAAATTTTTAAAGAATAA
- a CDS encoding T9SS type A sorting domain-containing protein has protein sequence MQKNILTIFNFWGAQYSKIKNLFFLSLLLSLAINNQVNAQTIPSTGSSATTCGDCTPTGWIDFLGTPDISTRNVAGGQGTLGSEATWFAAPLPLPPTGDLTWITMKDLGGSGTEESVQTTMGGIISGKVYRLTLYTMGAISNADGGTGDDEYYGGTYKTKFDYRVGVNPRQVVSGVTQDVWGKTFFYFIGDPDGSGNMTLGVFPGEYSSYAGIGTTSPENLLVEPLHLAVELNSLEELDSDGDGIADSVDIDDDNDGILDTDELTVGVTTYDPLGDEDGDLLPNYLDIRDDGTGDASTTDYNDINGDGIPDVYDFDGDGIPNHLDLDADNDGIPDIIEGQPTATYVTPTGVVGANGLDSAFESDDTLGATSYTITNTDSGADTIPDYLDLDSDNDGTSDEIEANSFLTYEVGENGLDNAYDNGDDYADTNGSFDNTQTDNFPNTSAVDDPDDVNWRDTDTNSGKDTDGDGILDDTDIDDDNDGIPDVNECATSNTAASNASGTQNETSITNSGFATDATDNTYAVLNDVGDSLVIDLNSDSDVADNTLIFIESSITGDNTHTMRIEQSADNITFSNQKIFTWTAINTDENKQYRLDGVARYIRIRLEIDNGGTLQIDNVSFDGFSITCDTDGDGIPNELDLDSDNDGIPDNIEAQTTADYVNPSGVDTNLDGLDDAYDPFCALPGDCSGVIGVDLSTPNNHDGADVADYLDTDSDNDGTPDRIEANLSISGVFGANGLDANYDNGDNYTDVNGNFDTTPFDDFPNTNAGDVPNDVDWRDITTEYIDNDNDGIPDATDLDDDNDGILDTEEDANLDTDDDPATDPTDTDGDGIPNYLDLDSDNDGIPDNIEAQTTAGYVTPDGVYDVNGVDTAYTGGLTPVDTDSDTSLDYLELDSDNDGILDNTEAGVTLTGVYGTNGLDNAYDNGDNYTDVNGSFDDSQTDNFPDEDNDVFSGGDVDYRDDTFTIDTDNDGVNDEIDLDDDNDGILDSVEQGIDGDCVGADKILDWGDTDEFGGNTTTEDPTTLNGGTTTESKVDITLSRTTNVGSDSNYLIGNSAISNTTDSYILTQRAAVSAESRHIFTFKAPVKNLGFTIYDIDEDNGAGGTSKDKVQIIITQQDGSTYVLAPADYDLTGTSISLTGTNIFENEAASGNDNEDLIISSIPVYISKLQIVYTNTGTGSISANQSLAIGDFTYCSPLDSDNDGVFDFLDLDSDNDGIPDNIEAQTTKDYIPPTGSFSITGIDLAYGSGFTPVNTDSDHPTDSDLIPDYLDLDSDGDLTNDIDEGIINEALPANSGGMFTGTVGTNGLLDALEDADTDQGYSDVNGIHVNPKTDGFLDDASDSDVLIGGDLDYRDTVIGVDTDNDGFANDADIDDDDDGIPDINESGGFDPDGDEDGDGTLNYLDISDDDGDDGGSNYTDADGNGIPDVYDFDGDGVPNHLDIDADNDGIPDNVEAQTTTGYIAPATVGDTDADNDGLNDAYDTDSGGTSLAIPNNHDTLDNPDYLDTDSDNDGTFDIAENQVSNGTDVPLDANTGTSTDGTPDGIIDPANFIDTDGDGLADVFEGLDNNDGYDVNDEIDTPASDLPDEDSDVNTTGNVDFRDDTTGVVPVGVAGNILWLRADKDVTEVSDEVTSWIDQTASEFDATSPSGTAPDKLDIGLNFNPVIDFDSANEEDLDIASGILGSGSYNNLWSYVVVNPNTAVNSFVFVENMDSGNFHVKTPSDGVSSIRQRYGGPNGSNTPFESTPTNYLNNYSIYTFGSTTTPLSSPTGDIQANHQLGRVLNSSSAGNSTNVVTRLGNNDNMAIGSNPGGSNRFWNGQIAEIMIFNETPTALKQQQVEAYLAIKYGFTLSTTEYVAASLITEGDYFLADQSTKVWDYTANSAYHNNVIGIGRDDAMALTQYQSKSTNPAYNAGSNPLGPIITIGLTTIADSNENNVNFGTGFSGNKDFLVVGHDTGVINTTTETELICAPEKTIGRKWKIVENGSVGSVQIAANKAAIDGALSTPFTIKVLKVADDAAFTTNINYVPLTDTTINSENVYEANFDFNGTKYFTYSEINGIFWNGDDSAWYGGNSGAVTGGPSTNAADVNKVMIIDSQSTLTHATLTESVEVECVWVKENSKLMVQEDYYLEFDEEFILDGEIRLIGDAQLVQTHTGLSNVQGTGKLFRDQAAKVPSIYRYHYWSSPVRELNLDSFRVGQVMKDGSAPTSSTSSIVDINWVSGFDGADGTPISIAPYWIYTYLNGTTQGDYVHQYQTGVLERGQGYTMKSTGQNPQNFTFVGTPNDGSITFNISAGATSLLGNPYPSALDITDFINTNINAIDGTLYFWEHTGEDNVVPSGTEGHNLTGYQGGYSQRNISMGIAANSVTTPAPLVFDWETATDNGSNITQTVEGITATVQISSGSIGLEDISEPADPTDNAVINETGESTFTMTVSFSKKVDIQSIEIYNDVLGTDPQNVTITPNTGEPSATVVLTNTPSVIVDETVSVEWVDATAFTISSDEPFDLGLNDIKFTEGNLPSLGDGVYHPPTRYMAVAQGFFVSSSLTGGEIRFENSQRNYKDDDYGTNGDNGGTYFFRGESDNNESEDPLDLLPILKLGFNYVGANQVKLHRQIGISFRKTNTFEYDNGYDSEIYDVGATDFYWSFPEYSDKKLIIAGVSEINNELEVPLSVTIDTDEPIFIQIDDIKNISRTVYLLDKLTNTYYTLSKDNLLELNLERGEYLDRFYLTFNTDSTLNTEAPILDTSLAVFMDNKANEIVINNLDGLQINKVELFNILGQKVKEWKNIENKPQNRLKVNKLSATLYIIKLQTEKGKLTRKILVD, from the coding sequence ATGCAAAAAAATATTTTAACAATATTTAACTTTTGGGGAGCTCAATATTCAAAAATCAAAAATCTATTTTTTTTAAGTTTGTTGTTAAGTTTAGCAATAAATAATCAAGTAAATGCCCAAACAATACCTAGTACAGGTTCTTCTGCAACTACTTGTGGAGACTGTACACCAACTGGTTGGATAGATTTTTTAGGTACTCCAGATATCTCTACCAGAAACGTAGCTGGTGGTCAAGGAACTTTAGGCTCTGAAGCAACTTGGTTTGCAGCCCCACTTCCACTTCCGCCAACAGGAGATCTTACGTGGATTACTATGAAAGATTTAGGTGGTAGTGGTACAGAAGAATCTGTACAAACCACAATGGGAGGCATAATTTCCGGAAAAGTATATCGTCTTACACTCTACACTATGGGAGCAATTTCTAACGCAGATGGTGGTACTGGTGATGATGAATATTACGGAGGAACTTATAAAACCAAATTTGATTATAGAGTTGGAGTAAATCCAAGACAAGTTGTTTCGGGTGTAACCCAAGATGTGTGGGGAAAAACTTTTTTCTACTTTATTGGTGATCCAGATGGAAGCGGAAATATGACTTTAGGAGTTTTTCCTGGCGAATATTCTTCTTACGCTGGTATTGGAACAACATCACCAGAAAATCTTCTTGTAGAACCTCTTCACCTAGCTGTTGAATTAAATTCTTTAGAAGAATTAGATTCAGATGGTGATGGAATTGCAGACTCTGTCGATATAGATGATGATAATGATGGAATTTTAGATACTGATGAACTTACTGTTGGAGTAACAACCTATGACCCTCTTGGGGATGAAGATGGAGATTTACTACCAAATTATTTAGATATTAGAGATGATGGTACTGGAGATGCTTCAACAACAGATTATAACGATATTAATGGAGATGGAATTCCTGATGTATATGATTTTGATGGTGATGGGATACCAAATCATTTAGATTTAGATGCAGATAATGATGGGATACCAGATATTATAGAAGGACAACCCACAGCAACTTATGTAACCCCAACAGGTGTTGTAGGAGCTAATGGTTTAGATAGTGCATTCGAAAGTGATGATACTCTTGGTGCAACTAGTTACACAATAACAAACACAGATAGTGGAGCAGATACAATTCCAGATTATTTAGATTTAGATTCAGATAACGATGGAACAAGTGATGAAATTGAAGCAAATTCATTTCTTACCTATGAAGTTGGAGAAAATGGATTAGATAATGCGTATGATAATGGAGACGATTATGCTGATACAAATGGAAGTTTCGATAATACCCAAACTGATAATTTCCCTAACACAAGCGCAGTAGATGATCCAGATGATGTAAACTGGAGAGATACAGACACTAATTCTGGAAAAGATACAGATGGTGATGGCATTCTAGACGACACAGATATAGATGATGACAATGATGGTATACCAGATGTCAATGAATGTGCAACCTCAAACACTGCTGCTAGTAATGCTTCTGGTACTCAAAATGAAACGAGTATCACTAATTCTGGTTTTGCTACCGATGCTACAGACAATACTTATGCCGTTTTAAATGATGTTGGAGATAGCTTGGTTATCGACCTAAATAGTGATTCTGACGTAGCAGACAACACACTCATTTTTATTGAGTCTTCTATAACAGGAGACAATACACATACAATGAGAATCGAGCAATCTGCGGATAATATTACATTTTCTAATCAAAAAATATTTACTTGGACAGCAATAAATACAGATGAAAACAAACAATATCGTTTAGATGGCGTTGCAAGATACATTAGAATAAGATTAGAGATAGATAATGGTGGTACTTTACAAATAGATAATGTAAGTTTCGATGGTTTTTCAATAACTTGTGATACTGATGGAGATGGAATACCAAATGAATTAGATTTAGATTCAGACAATGATGGAATTCCAGATAATATAGAAGCACAAACTACTGCAGATTACGTAAACCCTTCTGGAGTAGATACAAACCTAGATGGTCTAGATGATGCTTACGATCCTTTTTGTGCATTACCTGGAGACTGTAGTGGAGTTATTGGTGTAGATTTATCAACCCCAAATAATCATGATGGAGCAGATGTTGCAGATTATTTAGACACAGATTCAGATAATGATGGTACACCAGACAGAATTGAGGCAAATCTATCTATAAGCGGCGTATTTGGTGCAAATGGTTTAGATGCAAATTATGATAATGGTGATAATTATACAGACGTAAATGGTAATTTTGATACAACTCCTTTTGATGATTTTCCAAATACAAATGCCGGAGACGTTCCCAATGATGTTGATTGGAGAGACATAACTACTGAATATATAGATAATGATAATGATGGAATTCCTGATGCAACAGATTTAGATGATGATAATGACGGTATTTTAGATACTGAAGAAGATGCTAATTTAGATACTGATGATGATCCTGCTACGGATCCTACAGATACAGACGGAGATGGAATACCAAATTATTTAGATTTAGATTCAGATAATGATGGAATTCCAGACAACATAGAGGCACAAACCACAGCTGGTTATGTTACTCCTGATGGTGTCTATGACGTTAATGGTGTAGACACAGCATATACTGGTGGTCTAACTCCAGTAGACACAGATTCAGATACTTCTTTAGATTATCTAGAATTAGATTCAGATAATGATGGCATTTTAGACAATACAGAAGCTGGTGTAACTTTAACAGGTGTTTATGGTACTAACGGTTTAGATAATGCCTATGATAATGGTGACAATTATACAGATGTTAATGGAAGTTTCGACGACTCTCAAACAGACAACTTCCCAGACGAAGATAATGATGTTTTTTCTGGAGGAGATGTAGATTATAGAGACGATACTTTTACTATAGACACAGACAATGATGGCGTAAATGATGAAATTGATTTAGATGATGATAATGATGGTATCTTAGATTCTGTAGAACAAGGTATAGATGGAGATTGTGTTGGAGCAGATAAAATTTTAGATTGGGGTGATACAGATGAATTTGGTGGAAATACCACTACAGAAGATCCAACTACTTTAAACGGAGGTACAACTACAGAAAGTAAAGTAGACATTACCTTATCAAGAACAACTAATGTTGGTAGTGATAGTAATTATTTAATAGGTAACTCTGCTATTTCTAATACAACAGATTCATATATTCTAACGCAAAGAGCAGCTGTATCAGCAGAATCAAGACATATATTTACATTTAAAGCCCCAGTAAAGAATTTAGGTTTTACAATTTATGATATAGATGAAGACAATGGTGCAGGTGGTACTTCTAAAGATAAAGTACAGATTATTATTACACAACAAGATGGAAGTACTTATGTTTTAGCTCCAGCAGATTACGACTTAACCGGAACTTCTATTTCACTTACAGGCACAAATATATTTGAAAATGAAGCAGCAAGTGGAAATGATAATGAAGATTTAATAATTAGCTCTATACCAGTTTACATTTCTAAATTACAGATTGTATATACAAATACTGGTACAGGTTCTATATCTGCAAATCAAAGTTTAGCTATTGGAGACTTTACTTACTGCTCTCCATTAGATTCAGACAATGATGGTGTTTTCGATTTTTTAGATTTAGATTCAGATAACGATGGAATTCCAGACAATATAGAAGCTCAAACAACTAAAGATTATATACCGCCAACTGGTAGCTTCAGTATTACCGGTATAGATTTAGCATATGGTTCTGGTTTTACACCCGTAAATACAGATAGTGACCATCCAACAGATTCAGACTTAATACCAGATTATTTAGATTTAGATTCAGATGGAGACCTAACCAACGATATAGATGAAGGTATTATTAATGAAGCACTACCTGCAAATTCTGGAGGAATGTTCACAGGCACCGTTGGCACAAACGGTTTGCTAGACGCTCTAGAAGATGCCGATACAGATCAAGGTTATTCAGATGTTAATGGTATACATGTCAACCCAAAAACTGATGGCTTTTTAGATGATGCTTCAGATAGTGATGTATTAATTGGTGGAGATTTAGATTATAGAGATACAGTTATTGGGGTAGATACAGACAATGATGGTTTTGCTAACGATGCAGATATAGATGATGATGATGATGGAATCCCAGATATTAATGAAAGTGGTGGATTTGATCCAGATGGAGATGAAGATGGTGATGGAACTTTAAATTATTTAGATATTTCTGATGATGATGGAGATGATGGAGGATCTAATTACACGGATGCAGATGGAAACGGAATTCCAGATGTGTACGATTTCGATGGAGATGGTGTTCCAAATCATTTAGATATAGATGCAGATAATGATGGAATTCCAGACAATGTAGAAGCCCAAACTACAACTGGTTATATAGCTCCAGCAACAGTGGGAGACACAGATGCAGATAACGATGGTTTAAATGATGCTTATGATACAGATAGTGGTGGAACAAGTTTGGCCATTCCAAATAATCATGACACACTAGACAATCCAGATTATTTAGACACAGATTCAGACAATGACGGAACTTTTGACATTGCAGAAAATCAGGTTTCTAACGGTACAGATGTTCCTTTAGACGCAAACACAGGAACCTCAACAGACGGAACCCCAGATGGAATTATAGATCCAGCCAACTTTATAGATACAGATGGAGATGGTTTAGCAGACGTTTTTGAAGGTTTAGATAATAACGATGGTTATGATGTAAATGATGAAATTGATACTCCTGCTTCAGATTTACCTGATGAAGATTCAGATGTAAATACAACTGGTAATGTAGATTTTAGAGATGACACAACTGGTGTTGTACCTGTAGGTGTTGCAGGAAATATATTATGGTTAAGAGCAGATAAAGACGTTACAGAAGTTTCTGATGAAGTTACCTCTTGGATAGATCAAACTGCAAGTGAATTCGATGCAACTTCTCCTTCAGGTACAGCTCCTGATAAATTAGATATTGGCTTAAACTTTAATCCTGTCATAGATTTTGATAGTGCTAACGAAGAAGATTTAGATATAGCTAGTGGTATTTTAGGCTCTGGCAGTTACAATAATTTATGGTCTTATGTAGTGGTAAATCCTAATACAGCAGTAAATTCTTTCGTTTTTGTTGAAAATATGGATTCTGGTAATTTTCATGTAAAAACTCCCAGTGACGGAGTATCTTCAATTAGGCAACGTTATGGTGGACCCAATGGATCTAATACTCCTTTTGAAAGTACTCCAACAAACTATTTAAACAATTATTCTATTTATACTTTTGGATCCACTACAACTCCATTGTCTTCTCCAACTGGAGATATTCAAGCAAATCATCAATTAGGTCGTGTTTTAAATAGCTCTAGTGCAGGCAATAGCACAAATGTAGTTACTCGTTTAGGAAATAACGACAATATGGCTATTGGAAGTAATCCTGGAGGTAGTAATAGATTCTGGAATGGCCAAATTGCAGAAATCATGATTTTTAATGAAACTCCTACCGCTCTTAAACAACAGCAAGTAGAAGCCTATTTAGCAATAAAATACGGTTTTACATTAAGTACTACAGAATATGTAGCTGCTTCACTAATTACAGAAGGAGACTATTTTTTAGCAGACCAATCTACCAAAGTTTGGGATTATACTGCCAATAGTGCCTACCATAACAATGTTATTGGTATAGGTAGAGATGATGCAATGGCGTTAACTCAATACCAATCTAAATCTACTAACCCTGCTTACAATGCTGGCAGCAATCCTTTAGGTCCAATTATCACTATAGGTTTAACAACCATTGCAGATTCCAATGAAAACAACGTTAATTTTGGAACTGGTTTTTCAGGCAATAAAGATTTTTTAGTGGTTGGTCATGATACAGGAGTAATAAATACAACCACTGAAACAGAGTTAATTTGTGCTCCAGAGAAAACAATTGGTAGAAAATGGAAAATAGTAGAAAACGGTTCTGTTGGCTCTGTTCAAATTGCAGCTAACAAAGCGGCAATTGATGGTGCTTTATCTACTCCATTTACAATAAAAGTTTTAAAAGTAGCAGATGATGCAGCTTTTACAACAAATATTAACTATGTTCCATTAACAGATACTACTATAAATTCAGAAAATGTATATGAAGCAAACTTTGACTTTAACGGTACAAAATACTTTACATATTCAGAAATTAATGGAATATTCTGGAACGGAGATGACAGTGCTTGGTATGGTGGTAATAGTGGAGCAGTAACAGGTGGTCCAAGTACAAATGCTGCAGATGTAAATAAAGTAATGATAATAGATTCTCAAAGCACACTTACGCACGCAACTCTTACAGAAAGTGTAGAAGTCGAATGTGTATGGGTTAAAGAAAATTCTAAATTAATGGTACAAGAAGATTACTATTTAGAATTTGATGAAGAATTTATTTTAGATGGAGAAATTAGATTAATTGGTGATGCTCAACTAGTTCAAACACATACAGGTTTGTCTAATGTACAAGGTACTGGAAAGTTATTTAGAGATCAAGCTGCTAAAGTACCCAGTATTTACAGATATCATTATTGGTCTTCTCCAGTAAGAGAGTTAAATTTAGACTCTTTTAGAGTTGGTCAAGTCATGAAAGATGGTAGTGCCCCAACTTCATCAACCTCATCCATTGTAGATATCAATTGGGTTTCTGGTTTCGATGGAGCAGATGGAACTCCTATATCAATTGCTCCTTATTGGATATATACTTATTTAAACGGAACAACTCAAGGAGATTATGTCCATCAATATCAAACAGGAGTTTTAGAAAGAGGTCAAGGATACACAATGAAAAGTACTGGTCAAAATCCACAGAACTTTACTTTTGTTGGAACTCCTAATGACGGTTCTATAACGTTTAACATAAGCGCAGGAGCAACTAGCTTGTTAGGGAACCCATACCCTAGTGCTTTAGATATTACAGATTTTATAAACACAAATATTAATGCTATAGACGGTACTTTATACTTTTGGGAACATACAGGAGAAGATAATGTAGTGCCATCGGGCACAGAAGGTCATAATTTAACGGGTTACCAAGGAGGATATTCTCAAAGAAATATTTCTATGGGTATTGCAGCAAATAGCGTTACTACTCCTGCACCTTTAGTTTTTGATTGGGAAACAGCTACAGATAATGGTAGTAATATTACACAAACAGTAGAAGGAATAACAGCAACAGTTCAAATATCATCAGGTTCTATAGGCCTAGAAGATATTAGCGAACCTGCAGACCCAACAGACAACGCTGTTATTAATGAAACTGGTGAAAGTACATTTACAATGACTGTTAGTTTCAGTAAAAAAGTAGATATACAAAGTATAGAAATTTATAATGATGTTTTAGGTACAGACCCACAAAATGTAACTATAACGCCTAATACTGGAGAACCTAGCGCTACAGTTGTGTTAACAAATACTCCATCAGTAATAGTAGATGAAACAGTTTCTGTAGAATGGGTTGATGCAACAGCATTTACAATTTCGAGTGATGAACCTTTTGACCTAGGTTTAAATGACATAAAGTTTACAGAAGGAAACTTACCTAGTTTAGGTGATGGAGTCTACCACCCACCAACGAGGTATATGGCTGTTGCACAAGGATTCTTTGTTTCGTCTTCTTTAACAGGTGGTGAGATTAGGTTTGAAAACTCACAAAGAAATTACAAGGATGATGATTATGGAACAAACGGTGATAATGGTGGTACCTATTTCTTTAGAGGAGAAAGCGATAATAATGAAAGTGAAGATCCTTTAGATCTTTTACCTATCTTAAAATTAGGTTTTAATTACGTAGGTGCCAATCAAGTTAAATTACATAGACAAATAGGTATTTCATTCAGAAAAACAAATACATTTGAATATGATAATGGATATGATAGTGAAATTTATGATGTTGGTGCAACTGATTTCTACTGGAGCTTCCCAGAATATTCAGATAAAAAATTAATTATTGCTGGAGTATCTGAAATTAATAATGAATTAGAAGTTCCATTATCAGTTACTATAGATACAGATGAACCTATTTTTATACAAATAGATGATATTAAAAATATATCTAGAACCGTATATTTATTAGATAAGCTTACAAATACTTATTATACACTTTCCAAGGATAATTTATTAGAATTAAATTTAGAAAGAGGAGAATATTTAGATCGTTTTTATTTAACTTTTAATACAGATAGCACATTAAATACAGAAGCCCCTATTTTAGATACAAGCCTTGCAGTATTTATGGATAACAAAGCAAACGAAATAGTAATTAATAATTTAGATGGATTACAAATAAATAAAGTTGAGTTATTCAATATTTTAGGGCAAAAAGTAAAAGAATGGAAAAATATAGAGAACAAACCACAAAATAGGTTAAAAGTAAATAAATTATCAGCAACTCTCTATATCATAAAATTACAAACAGAAAAAGGAAAACTTACTCGAAAAATTTTAGTAGACTAG